In one Candidatus Binatia bacterium genomic region, the following are encoded:
- a CDS encoding nucleotide sugar dehydrogenase, with amino-acid sequence MSPRKRSGTAASRLSARLENRSARIGVIGLGYVGLPLAVEFAKVGYRVTGFEIDAKRASTLNRGISYIQDVPTGDVRGLVREGMLQATLDFDALAKMDVVDICVPTPLRKTKDPDVSYIVAAVKDIAPRLKRGQLVVLESTTYPGTTDELVLPLLAEGGLTVGKDFFLAFSPERVDPGNEKYQTKNIPKVVGGVTPECTRLVAQFYGAVMDSIVPVGSTRVAEMVKLLENTFRSVNIGLVNELALMCDRMGIDVWEVIDAAKTKPFGFMPFYPGPGLGGHCIPIDPFYLSWKARESGFEARFIELAGNVNGGMPHHVTKRVSEALNSVRKPLRGSKVLVVGVAYKADIDDVRESPSLDIMEILEREGARVTYADPYVPSLRHNGSMMHAKSLTPAMIRAADCVVIATAHKNIDFAMIAKHAKTIVDSRNALKGRRTRGVFKL; translated from the coding sequence CGCCAAGGTGGGCTACCGCGTCACGGGCTTCGAGATCGATGCCAAGCGCGCCTCCACGCTGAACCGGGGGATCTCCTACATTCAGGACGTCCCGACCGGCGACGTGCGCGGGCTGGTGCGCGAGGGAATGCTGCAGGCCACCCTCGACTTCGACGCGCTCGCCAAGATGGACGTCGTCGACATCTGCGTGCCCACGCCGCTACGCAAGACCAAGGACCCCGACGTGTCCTACATCGTCGCGGCCGTGAAGGACATCGCGCCGCGCCTGAAGCGCGGGCAGCTGGTCGTGCTGGAGAGCACCACCTACCCGGGCACCACCGACGAGCTCGTGCTCCCGCTGCTGGCGGAGGGGGGCCTGACGGTGGGGAAGGACTTCTTCCTCGCCTTCTCGCCCGAGCGCGTCGACCCGGGCAACGAGAAGTACCAGACCAAGAACATCCCCAAGGTTGTGGGCGGCGTCACGCCCGAGTGCACGCGGCTCGTCGCGCAGTTCTACGGGGCCGTCATGGATTCGATCGTTCCGGTCGGCTCCACGCGCGTGGCCGAGATGGTGAAGCTGCTCGAGAACACCTTCCGGAGCGTGAACATCGGGCTGGTGAACGAGCTGGCGCTCATGTGCGACCGGATGGGCATCGACGTCTGGGAGGTCATCGACGCCGCGAAGACGAAGCCGTTCGGGTTCATGCCCTTCTATCCCGGACCGGGACTGGGGGGCCACTGCATCCCGATCGATCCCTTCTATCTCTCCTGGAAGGCGCGGGAGAGCGGGTTCGAGGCGCGCTTCATCGAGCTCGCGGGGAACGTGAACGGCGGGATGCCGCACCACGTGACCAAGCGGGTGTCGGAGGCGCTGAACTCCGTGCGGAAGCCGCTTCGCGGCTCCAAGGTGCTCGTGGTGGGGGTGGCCTACAAGGCCGACATCGACGACGTCCGCGAGTCCCCCTCGCTGGACATCATGGAGATCCTGGAGCGCGAGGGGGCGCGGGTGACGTACGCCGATCCGTACGTGCCCTCGCTGCGGCACAACGGCTCGATGATGCACGCGAAGTCCCTGACGCCGGCGATGATCCGCGCTGCCGACTGCGTCGTGATCGCCACGGCGCACAAGAACATCGACTTCGCGATGATCGCGAAGCACGCGAAGACGATCGTGGATTCGCGCAACGCCTTGAAGGGACGCCGCACGCGCGGCGTCTTCAAGCTGTAG
- a CDS encoding SDR family oxidoreductase, with translation MGRYLVTGGAGFIGSHIAERLLRDGHEVRILDNLATGKRENVEAIRPAGPGRLEWLEEDVRDLAACRRACAGVEYVLHEAALGSVPRSVENPGETTAVNVLGTVNVFQAAREAKVRRVVWASSSSVYGDTPTLPKHEQMPLSPRSPYAAGKLAGEEFARVFAGTMDLPVVSLRYFNVFGPRQDPDSQYAAVIPRFIRALVEGKRPTVYGDGEQSRDFTYVDNVVQVNLAACGKGPGRGEVVNVACGDRYTLNDLLRCLEKILGVKADPEYLPPRAGDVRHSQAAIDQAVSLFGFQPTVGFEDGLARTVEHFRRAD, from the coding sequence ATGGGACGCTACCTGGTCACCGGCGGGGCCGGATTCATCGGCTCCCACATTGCCGAGCGCCTTCTCCGGGACGGCCACGAGGTCCGCATCCTGGACAACCTGGCCACGGGGAAGCGCGAGAACGTGGAGGCGATCCGTCCCGCCGGACCCGGGCGGCTGGAATGGCTGGAGGAGGACGTGCGCGACCTGGCCGCGTGCCGGCGCGCGTGCGCCGGCGTCGAGTACGTCCTCCACGAGGCCGCCCTCGGCTCGGTGCCGCGCTCGGTGGAGAACCCCGGCGAGACCACCGCGGTCAACGTCCTCGGCACCGTGAACGTCTTCCAGGCGGCGCGCGAGGCCAAGGTGCGCCGCGTGGTCTGGGCGTCGTCTTCCTCCGTGTACGGCGACACGCCGACGCTTCCCAAGCACGAGCAGATGCCGCTCTCCCCGCGCTCGCCCTACGCGGCGGGGAAGCTCGCGGGCGAAGAGTTCGCGCGGGTTTTCGCGGGAACGATGGATCTGCCCGTGGTCTCGCTTCGCTATTTCAACGTGTTCGGCCCGCGCCAGGATCCCGACTCGCAGTACGCGGCGGTGATCCCGCGCTTCATCCGCGCCCTCGTGGAGGGGAAGCGCCCCACCGTCTACGGGGACGGGGAGCAGAGCCGCGACTTCACCTACGTCGACAACGTGGTGCAGGTGAACCTGGCCGCCTGCGGGAAGGGCCCCGGGCGCGGCGAGGTCGTGAACGTCGCCTGCGGCGACCGCTACACCCTGAACGACCTCTTGCGCTGCCTCGAGAAGATCCTCGGCGTCAAAGCCGATCCGGAGTACCTGCCGCCGCGCGCCGGCGACGTCCGGCATTCCCAGGCCGCCATCGACCAGGCCGTGAGCCTCTTCGGCTTCCAGCCCACGGTCGGCTTCGAGGACGGCCTGGCGCGCACGGTGGAGCACTTCCGGCGTGCCGACTGA
- a CDS encoding FemAB family XrtA/PEP-CTERM system-associated protein has protein sequence MPTESSEALETRAGAETLRVEEVALDDPRWDGYLRSHPDATIFHRMAWQRSAARTFGYRFRGLLALRDDRPAGVLPLFQVPGFPVGTSLISTPLAVYGGVVADDDAAGAAIRGAARAMGETIGARYVELRGGMRFDGLPVKDLYVTFRRPMVSSHDANFTAIPRKQRTSIRAGQKRGLTHRTGGAELLDRFYPIYSHSVRNLGTPVFPRRLFSILMEEHPDESGILLVETDGQFVAAVLSFFDRGQVLPYYAGTLRGAYRYSASDYMYWSLMCHAADRGCTVFDFGRSKRDTGAFHYKRHWGFDPTPLAYQYDLVRDRAIPDLSPRNPRFSLAIQAWRMLPLPVAERIGPAIVRYFP, from the coding sequence GTGCCGACTGAGTCGTCCGAGGCGCTGGAGACGCGCGCCGGAGCGGAGACGCTCCGGGTGGAAGAGGTCGCGCTGGACGACCCGCGGTGGGACGGCTACCTCCGCTCGCATCCCGACGCGACGATCTTCCACCGCATGGCCTGGCAGCGCTCCGCCGCGCGCACGTTCGGGTATCGCTTCCGCGGGCTCCTCGCGCTGCGCGACGACCGCCCCGCCGGCGTCCTCCCGCTCTTCCAGGTGCCCGGCTTTCCCGTCGGAACGTCGCTCATCTCCACGCCGCTCGCGGTCTACGGGGGCGTGGTCGCGGACGACGACGCCGCCGGCGCGGCGATCCGCGGGGCCGCGCGCGCGATGGGAGAGACGATCGGCGCGCGCTACGTGGAGCTGCGCGGCGGCATGCGCTTCGACGGGCTGCCGGTCAAGGACCTCTACGTCACCTTCCGGCGGCCGATGGTCTCCAGCCACGACGCCAACTTCACCGCCATCCCGCGCAAGCAGCGGACCAGCATCCGGGCGGGGCAGAAGCGCGGCCTGACGCACCGGACGGGCGGCGCCGAGCTGCTCGACCGCTTCTACCCGATCTATTCCCACAGCGTGCGCAACCTGGGCACGCCGGTGTTCCCGCGACGCCTCTTCTCGATTCTCATGGAGGAGCATCCCGACGAGAGCGGCATCCTCCTCGTCGAGACCGACGGACAGTTCGTCGCCGCCGTGCTCTCCTTCTTCGACCGCGGCCAGGTGCTCCCGTACTACGCCGGCACGCTGCGCGGCGCCTACCGCTACTCGGCCAGCGACTACATGTACTGGAGCCTCATGTGCCACGCCGCCGACCGCGGCTGCACGGTCTTCGATTTCGGCAGGAGCAAGCGCGACACGGGAGCGTTTCACTACAAGCGGCACTGGGGCTTCGACCCGACGCCGCTGGCCTACCAGTACGACCTGGTCCGGGATCGAGCCATTCCCGACCTGAGTCCGCGGAATCCCCGGTTCTCGCTGGCGATCCAGGCCTGGAGGATGCTGCCCCTGCCGGTCGCCGAGCGGATCGGCCCCGCGATCGTCCGCTACTTTCCGTGA
- a CDS encoding TIGR03087 family PEP-CTERM/XrtA system glycosyltransferase, producing MNILYLAHRIPYPPDKGDKMVSYHQVRHLGARHRLHLVCFADDRRDLVHADVLREFCASVDVVYRSPRRARLEGLRGLLDGRAISVAAFDSKALRRAAAERLRGADIVLAFSSVMAQYVPAGDWRPRVMDFVDADSEKWRLYASRSRWPASWLYAREADRLGRFEEAVARSWDQSLFVCEREARVLRERVPGVPVGVIPSGVDLDYYAPPPRAASGNGAGPHHERVPRLVFTGMMDYFPNVDGVRWFAAQVFPRVRQALPNARFTVVGRNPARSVRALASVPGIEVTGAVPDVRPYLAAADVACVPLRVARGLQNKMLEAMAMGLPVVATTPAYEGLDAPEGAGIEVADDPGVFAERVVGFLRDEPRRLEAGRRARAHVEARHQWAAHGAALEALLEGLVASRPKPGRREAVS from the coding sequence GTGAACATCCTGTACCTGGCGCACCGGATCCCCTATCCGCCGGACAAGGGGGACAAGATGGTTTCGTACCACCAGGTGCGGCACCTGGGGGCGCGCCATCGCCTGCACCTGGTCTGCTTCGCCGATGACCGCCGCGACCTGGTCCACGCCGACGTGCTGCGCGAGTTCTGTGCATCGGTGGACGTGGTCTACCGCTCCCCGCGCCGCGCGCGGCTCGAGGGTCTGCGGGGCCTTCTGGACGGGCGCGCGATCTCGGTCGCGGCGTTCGACAGCAAGGCGCTCCGGCGCGCGGCGGCGGAGCGGCTGCGCGGCGCGGACATCGTGCTCGCCTTCTCCTCGGTCATGGCGCAGTACGTGCCGGCGGGGGACTGGAGGCCGCGCGTCATGGATTTCGTGGACGCCGACTCGGAGAAGTGGCGGCTCTACGCGTCGCGAAGCCGCTGGCCCGCCTCCTGGCTGTACGCGCGCGAGGCGGACCGGCTCGGACGCTTCGAGGAGGCGGTGGCGCGCTCGTGGGACCAGTCGCTCTTCGTCTGCGAGCGCGAGGCCCGCGTGCTGCGGGAGCGCGTCCCCGGCGTTCCGGTGGGCGTGATCCCGAGCGGCGTGGACCTCGACTACTACGCGCCGCCGCCCCGCGCGGCTTCGGGGAACGGCGCGGGTCCGCATCACGAGCGGGTGCCGCGCCTGGTGTTCACGGGGATGATGGACTACTTCCCGAACGTGGACGGGGTGCGCTGGTTCGCGGCCCAGGTCTTTCCGCGGGTGCGCCAGGCGCTGCCCAACGCCCGCTTCACCGTGGTCGGGAGGAACCCCGCCCGCTCCGTACGCGCGCTCGCGTCGGTGCCGGGGATCGAGGTGACCGGCGCGGTGCCGGACGTGCGCCCCTACCTCGCGGCCGCCGACGTCGCCTGCGTGCCGCTGCGCGTCGCGCGCGGGCTGCAGAACAAGATGCTCGAGGCGATGGCGATGGGGCTGCCGGTCGTGGCGACGACGCCGGCCTACGAGGGGCTGGACGCGCCCGAGGGCGCGGGCATCGAGGTGGCCGACGATCCCGGCGTCTTCGCCGAGCGGGTCGTGGGATTCCTCCGGGACGAGCCCCGCCGGCTCGAGGCGGGCCGTCGCGCCCGCGCCCACGTCGAGGCGCGCCATCAGTGGGCGGCCCACGGCGCCGCGCTGGAAGCGCTCCTCGAGGGGCTGGTCGCGTCGCGGCCCAAGCCGGGACGGCGAGAAGCGGTATCATGA
- the asnB gene encoding asparagine synthase (glutamine-hydrolyzing), whose protein sequence is MCGIAGIVELRGAVPDRGTLERMATLLAHRGPDEQGIAVIGQAGLAHRRLSIIDLSGGHQPMADATGTLTLLFNGEIYNFMDVRRELETRGHRFATRSDTEVLLQAYQEWGTDCVLRLNGMYAFVIWDAPRRRLFAARDRLGKKPFYYALTPDRFVFGSELKAVLAAPGVPRDVDPAAVDEFLSRYYVGGARTILRGVAKLPPASWLSLEEGRLTVQRYWRPAFRPDAPARREEEYLEELEALFRDAVRRRMISDVPLGAFLSGGVDSSAIVAMMAAEGGPPVKTFTVGFDEAGYSEVEDARVVARHLGTDHHEETVRPDAIAILPDLVWHYDEPFGDSSMVPTWYVARMARRHVTVALSGDGGDELFAGYTRYQRALDERRLDWIPEPLKRRVLAPLAEALPAGAPARNRLYAAAHHSVLTGGYDLGLYPYIKSWLYAPAMRTQVGNGGGNGGAALPAGLTRADLEPLDLVSRLQWIDTLAYLPDDILTKVDRASMAHSLEARAPLLDYTLVDFMARVPSRLKLRGGVSKYLFRKMLAKHLPASVFTKRKQGFAVPKGEWFRRDLKTVARERLLDPRTLARGYFRPERIREVLQLHEAGQRDYSDWIWCLLILEEWHRTFIDPATRRI, encoded by the coding sequence ATGTGCGGCATCGCCGGAATCGTCGAGCTTCGCGGAGCCGTCCCCGACCGGGGAACGCTCGAGCGCATGGCCACGCTGCTCGCCCATCGCGGTCCCGACGAGCAGGGGATCGCCGTGATCGGACAGGCGGGGCTTGCCCATCGCCGCCTCTCCATTATCGACCTCTCCGGGGGACACCAGCCGATGGCCGACGCCACCGGCACGCTGACCCTCCTGTTCAACGGGGAGATCTACAACTTCATGGATGTCCGCCGCGAGCTGGAAACCCGCGGGCACCGCTTCGCGACGCGCTCCGACACGGAGGTGCTGCTCCAGGCCTACCAGGAGTGGGGCACCGACTGCGTGCTCCGGCTGAACGGGATGTACGCCTTCGTGATCTGGGACGCGCCCCGGCGGCGGCTGTTCGCGGCGCGGGACCGGCTGGGGAAGAAGCCGTTCTATTACGCGCTCACGCCCGACCGGTTCGTCTTCGGCTCCGAGCTCAAGGCCGTGCTGGCCGCGCCGGGTGTTCCGCGCGACGTGGACCCGGCCGCGGTGGACGAGTTCCTCTCCCGCTACTACGTGGGAGGGGCGCGAACCATTCTCCGCGGAGTCGCGAAGCTCCCGCCCGCGAGCTGGCTCAGCCTGGAGGAGGGACGCCTGACGGTCCAGCGGTACTGGCGTCCCGCGTTCCGTCCCGACGCGCCCGCGCGCCGCGAAGAGGAGTACCTCGAGGAGCTGGAGGCGCTCTTCCGCGACGCCGTCCGCCGCCGGATGATCAGCGACGTGCCGCTCGGCGCCTTCCTCTCGGGGGGCGTGGACTCCAGCGCCATCGTGGCGATGATGGCGGCCGAGGGGGGGCCGCCGGTGAAGACCTTCACCGTCGGATTCGACGAGGCCGGCTACTCCGAGGTCGAAGACGCGCGCGTCGTGGCCCGCCACCTCGGCACCGACCACCACGAAGAGACGGTTCGCCCCGACGCGATCGCGATCCTTCCCGATCTCGTGTGGCACTACGACGAGCCGTTCGGCGACTCCTCGATGGTGCCGACCTGGTACGTGGCCCGCATGGCGCGGCGCCACGTGACGGTGGCGCTCTCGGGGGACGGCGGCGACGAGCTCTTCGCCGGCTACACGCGCTACCAGCGCGCGCTCGACGAGCGCAGGCTCGACTGGATTCCCGAGCCGCTGAAGCGGCGCGTGCTCGCGCCCCTGGCCGAGGCGCTTCCCGCCGGGGCGCCGGCGCGGAACCGGCTCTACGCGGCCGCGCATCACTCCGTGCTGACCGGCGGTTACGACCTCGGGCTCTACCCCTACATCAAGTCCTGGCTCTACGCGCCGGCGATGCGGACCCAGGTGGGGAACGGCGGCGGGAACGGTGGAGCGGCGCTGCCGGCCGGCCTCACCCGGGCCGACCTGGAGCCGCTGGATCTGGTGAGCCGCCTCCAGTGGATCGACACGCTCGCGTATCTGCCCGACGACATCCTGACCAAGGTGGACCGCGCGAGCATGGCGCACTCGCTGGAGGCGCGCGCGCCGCTTCTCGACTACACCCTGGTCGACTTCATGGCCCGCGTGCCCAGCCGGCTCAAGCTACGAGGCGGCGTCTCCAAGTACCTGTTCCGGAAGATGCTCGCCAAGCACCTCCCGGCGTCCGTCTTCACCAAGCGGAAGCAGGGCTTCGCCGTGCCCAAGGGGGAGTGGTTCCGGCGCGATCTCAAGACGGTCGCGCGGGAGCGGCTTCTCGATCCCCGGACGCTCGCGCGCGGCTACTTCCGCCCCGAACGGATTCGCGAAGTGCTTCAACTGCACGAGGCAGGTCAAAGGGATTACAGCGATTGGATCTGGTGCCTGTTGATCCTCGAGGAGTGGCACCGGACCTTCATCGACCCCGCGACGAGGCGGATCTGA
- the asnB gene encoding asparagine synthase (glutamine-hydrolyzing) → MCGICGIFAPGSGAVDRAVLERMTSSIVHRGPDDVGVHAKGPIGLGFRRLSIIGIETGHQPMFTEDGRLAIVFNGEIYNYRELRRELESLGHRFRTETDTETILLAYRQWGHDSVRRLRGMFGYAIWDEAQSALFLARDRLGIKPLYYAWDGSTLRFGSEIKAILEDRSFRPTMDPLALDEYLTYLYVPAPRSIFREVRKLRPGHTLTATARGIEEREYWDLAIRPGPPRSEEEVVEGLRAALEDSVACHLMSEVPLGAFLSGGVDSSAVVATMARMNDQPVRTESIGFREDAYDELPYARQVARAFGTDAHEKIVEAHAADILDALAWHYDEPFADSSMVPTWYVSKAARERVTVCLSGDGGDENFAGYRRMRFDYLENRIRSRIPRWVRRGVLAPVAAAYPKADRLPRVFRGKTLLTNLTLSPERAYHNTMRWFTPAMKARLYRPALRAQVGDHDAFGVQEEFFRRSEGWHPLSRIQYVDFKTYLPDDILAKVDRASMAHSLEVRVPLLDHRFVEHVATIPADLKIRNGSGKYVFKRALEGRVPPDVLTRRKMGFSVPLDLWFRGELRAPFEERVLAPGSFTESLFEPGAMRSLWDEHQKGIRDRSYPLWALLVLEHWGRRFTPAAS, encoded by the coding sequence ATGTGCGGCATCTGCGGCATCTTCGCACCCGGCTCCGGCGCGGTGGACCGGGCGGTCCTCGAGCGCATGACGTCGTCGATCGTCCACCGGGGCCCCGACGACGTCGGGGTCCACGCCAAGGGACCGATCGGCCTCGGCTTCCGCCGCCTCTCGATCATCGGCATCGAGACCGGACACCAGCCGATGTTCACCGAGGACGGCCGGCTGGCGATCGTCTTCAACGGCGAGATCTATAACTACCGCGAGCTGCGGCGCGAGCTGGAGTCGCTGGGGCACCGCTTCCGCACCGAGACCGACACCGAGACGATCCTCCTCGCCTATCGCCAGTGGGGCCACGATTCCGTGCGGCGCCTGCGCGGCATGTTCGGCTACGCCATCTGGGACGAAGCCCAGAGCGCCCTCTTCCTCGCGCGCGACCGGCTGGGGATCAAGCCGCTCTACTACGCCTGGGACGGAAGCACGCTCCGGTTCGGCTCGGAGATCAAGGCGATCCTCGAGGACCGCTCCTTCCGGCCCACGATGGACCCGCTCGCGCTGGACGAGTACCTGACCTACCTCTACGTCCCGGCGCCGCGCTCGATCTTCCGCGAGGTGCGGAAGCTGCGCCCGGGGCACACGCTGACGGCGACCGCGCGGGGCATCGAAGAGCGCGAGTACTGGGATCTCGCGATCCGTCCCGGCCCGCCGCGTTCGGAAGAGGAAGTCGTCGAGGGGCTGCGCGCCGCGCTCGAGGACTCCGTCGCCTGCCACCTCATGAGCGAGGTGCCGCTGGGCGCCTTCCTGTCCGGCGGGGTCGATTCGAGCGCGGTGGTCGCCACCATGGCGCGGATGAACGACCAGCCCGTGCGCACGGAATCGATCGGCTTCCGCGAGGACGCCTACGACGAGCTCCCGTACGCGCGGCAGGTGGCCCGGGCCTTCGGCACCGACGCCCACGAGAAGATCGTGGAGGCGCACGCCGCCGACATTCTGGACGCGCTGGCGTGGCACTACGACGAGCCGTTCGCCGACTCCTCCATGGTCCCCACGTGGTACGTCTCGAAAGCGGCACGGGAGCGCGTGACCGTCTGCCTCTCCGGCGACGGAGGGGACGAGAACTTCGCGGGCTACCGCCGCATGCGCTTCGATTACCTCGAGAACCGGATCCGGTCGCGCATCCCGCGCTGGGTGCGCCGCGGCGTGCTGGCGCCGGTGGCCGCCGCGTATCCCAAGGCCGACCGTCTGCCGCGGGTGTTCCGCGGCAAGACGCTCCTCACCAACCTGACGCTCTCGCCCGAGCGCGCCTATCACAACACCATGCGCTGGTTCACGCCGGCGATGAAGGCGCGCCTCTACCGCCCCGCGCTCCGCGCCCAGGTGGGGGATCACGACGCGTTCGGCGTGCAGGAGGAGTTCTTCCGGCGCTCGGAGGGGTGGCACCCGCTCTCCCGCATCCAGTACGTCGACTTCAAGACGTACCTGCCGGACGACATCCTGGCCAAGGTGGACCGGGCGAGCATGGCCCATTCGCTGGAGGTGCGGGTGCCGCTCCTCGACCACCGGTTCGTCGAGCACGTCGCGACGATCCCCGCCGATCTCAAGATCCGGAACGGGTCGGGGAAGTACGTGTTCAAGCGCGCGCTGGAGGGGCGGGTGCCTCCCGACGTGCTCACGCGGCGGAAGATGGGCTTTTCCGTGCCGCTCGACCTCTGGTTCCGCGGCGAGCTGCGCGCGCCCTTCGAGGAGCGCGTGCTCGCGCCAGGGTCGTTCACCGAATCGCTGTTCGAGCCGGGCGCGATGCGCTCGCTCTGGGACGAGCACCAGAAGGGGATCCGCGACCGAAGCTATCCGCTCTGGGCGCTCCTCGTGCTCGAGCACTGGGGGCGGCGCTTCACGCCGGCCGCGTCGTGA
- a CDS encoding glycosyltransferase, with amino-acid sequence MSGPAIGAGREGARLRILSFTTLFPNPAEPARGIFVRNRLAGVAAHADLVVIAPVNAGRNPRVLRVPRRRKDPAGFDVLHPRFAVLPGMLKGWDAALLHAETLPQIRGALDEALGGSPPDLVDAHYAYPDGAAAARLARHLGAPLVLTVRGSDLEVLAQNPAQRGPIQRTLREARAVVAVSRSLERRAIELGAARDHVHVVPNGVDVGRFRALDRAAAREGLGLPAGRRILLAVARLDPVKGLDFLLEAMAALRARPGGAEVALHIVGEGPERRALEAAIARLRLGEVVTLHGAAAPEMLPLWYAAADVVCLTSHSEGCPNVVAEALACGRPVVATAVGGVPDMVQDGANGLLIPRRDPALAADLLARALARSWSAESIAAGGRRSWETVAQEQLAIYRAAAAGAPVAALAAAPGLERAR; translated from the coding sequence GTGAGCGGCCCCGCCATCGGCGCCGGACGCGAGGGCGCGCGCCTTCGCATCCTCTCCTTCACGACGCTCTTTCCGAACCCGGCCGAGCCGGCGCGCGGGATCTTCGTGCGGAACCGGCTCGCGGGCGTGGCGGCGCACGCCGATCTCGTCGTGATCGCCCCGGTGAACGCGGGGCGAAACCCCCGCGTGCTGCGCGTCCCGCGGCGCCGGAAGGACCCGGCGGGATTCGACGTGCTCCACCCCCGCTTCGCGGTGCTGCCCGGGATGCTCAAGGGCTGGGACGCCGCGCTGCTCCACGCCGAGACGCTGCCGCAGATCCGCGGCGCTCTCGACGAGGCGCTGGGCGGGTCGCCTCCCGACCTCGTCGATGCGCATTACGCCTACCCCGACGGCGCGGCGGCCGCGCGCCTGGCGCGCCACCTCGGGGCCCCGCTCGTGCTCACCGTGCGCGGCTCCGACCTCGAGGTGCTCGCCCAGAACCCGGCGCAGCGGGGGCCGATCCAGCGAACCCTGCGCGAGGCGCGCGCCGTGGTCGCCGTCTCCCGCTCCCTGGAGCGGCGCGCGATCGAGCTCGGCGCCGCGCGCGACCACGTGCACGTCGTGCCGAACGGCGTGGACGTCGGCCGCTTCCGCGCGCTCGACCGGGCCGCCGCCCGCGAAGGGCTGGGACTCCCGGCGGGGCGCCGGATCCTGCTCGCGGTGGCGCGGCTCGATCCCGTGAAGGGGCTCGACTTCCTGCTCGAGGCGATGGCCGCGCTGCGCGCACGGCCCGGCGGCGCGGAGGTCGCGCTCCACATCGTGGGCGAGGGACCCGAGCGGCGCGCCCTGGAGGCCGCGATCGCGAGGCTCCGTCTCGGCGAGGTCGTCACCCTGCACGGCGCCGCCGCGCCCGAGATGCTTCCCCTCTGGTACGCGGCCGCGGACGTGGTCTGCCTCACCAGCCACAGCGAAGGGTGCCCGAACGTGGTCGCCGAAGCGCTCGCCTGCGGGCGTCCCGTGGTGGCCACCGCGGTGGGAGGCGTTCCCGACATGGTTCAGGACGGCGCGAACGGACTTCTGATTCCGCGGCGCGACCCGGCTCTCGCCGCCGACCTCCTGGCGCGGGCCCTGGCCCGGTCGTGGAGCGCGGAGTCGATCGCCGCCGGCGGACGCCGCAGTTGGGAGACGGTGGCCCAGGAGCAGCTCGCGATCTACCGCGCGGCCGCGGCGGGGGCGCCCGTCGCGGCGCTGGCCGCCGCGCCCGGACTGGAGCGCGCACGATGA